From Topomyia yanbarensis strain Yona2022 chromosome 1, ASM3024719v1, whole genome shotgun sequence, one genomic window encodes:
- the LOC131677724 gene encoding uncharacterized protein LOC131677724, producing the protein MDSARTRGDGMETEGLAASGAVQSQKKTSSTSLIGVNELKLPIDFDLQRLLPHSGSDLIYRPTELVTTASASLTPTIPRGTIFALVPKLVPTHRTGTSLKGKEPRFVPFEPYKGAVNPIIPYKNNENRIKITDRNNLDLNVLVSQMSTITSKELKGEAMANGKSDCDKQKYEKQIEELKKERDYYQSQLKFQAQVNSELKNLLVAAVGEDLQTKVNVLTEDKLHLARKLLNSAENLSSHTEQIEFLASQSEVWRSKFLASSLMVEELARWKTSLLQKNALLLASNKELLEATSKLREMQIDVLKNLKFLSNRKDITLKSSSALDLTAECINISQQLVLGHAALGMPEPLDLSQLDPMCSAEKLAVQALQHSNEPLMSTDEAFRAIVGQAFPSINSMKQHMERSVSDFELVETTPNIREDN; encoded by the exons ATGGACTCAG CTCGTACGCGAGGCGATGGAATGGAAACTGAAGGTCTAGCTGCATCCGGTGCAGTGCAGTCTCAGAAAAAAACATCGAGTACTAGTTTGATCGGTGTCAACGAACTCAAGCTGCCAATCGATTTCGACCTGCAACGTTTGCTACCTCACTCCGGGTCCGATTTGATATATCGCCCAACTGAACTTGTTACGACCGCAAGTGCCTCGCTGACACCAACAATCCCAAGAgggactatttttgcactagtTCCAAAATTGGTGCCGACCCACAGAACGGGCACTAGCTTGAAGGGTAAGGAACCTCGTTTCGTTCCGTTTGAACCATATAAAGGGGCTGTTAATCCGATCATACCGtacaaaaataacgaaaatcgaATTAAAATCACTGACCGGAATAATCTAGACTTGAACGTGCTGGTTTCGCAAATGTCGACAATTACAAGCAAAGAGCTGAAAGGGGAAGCAATGGCTAATGGAAAATCGGACTGTGACAAGCAGAAATACGAGAAGCAGATTGAAGAACTAAAGAAGGAACGTGATTACTATCAGAGCCAGTTGAAGTTTCAGGCACAGGTAAACTCTGAGCTCAAGAATTTGCTGGTGGCTGCAGTCGGGGAAGATCTTCAGACGAAGGTCAATGTTTTGACCGAAGATAAATTGCACTTGGCAAGAAAATTGCTCAATTCTGCAGAGAATCTGTCGTCTCATACAGAACAAATTGAGTTTCTGGCTAGCCAGAGTGAAGTCTGGCGGAGCAAGTTCCTTGCAAGTAGCTTAATGGTAGAAGAATTAGCTCGCTGGAAGACAAGTCTGCTTCAGAAGAATGCTCTTCTGCTCGCTTCCAACAAGGAACTGTTGGAAGCAACTTCCAAGCTACGCGAAATGCAGATTGATGtgctaaaaaatttgaaatttctctcaaacCGAAAAGACATTACCCTCAAATCGTCCAGTGCATTGGATCTGACGGCTGAATGCATCAATATCTCTCAACAGTTAGTTCTTGGTCACGCCGCACTCGGAATGCCAGAACCGTTAGACCTCTCTCAACTAGATCCAATGTGCTCAGCGGAAAAGCTGGCCGTTCAGGCACTGCAACATTCAAACGAGCCTCTGATGAGTACCGATGAGGCTTTTCGGGCAATTGTAGGACAAGCATTTCCATCGATTAATTCGATGAAACAACACATGGAACGGTCGGTTAGTGATTTTGAGCTAGTGGAGACGACTCCGAATATCAGGGAGGACAACTAG